In Carassius auratus strain Wakin unplaced genomic scaffold, ASM336829v1 scaf_tig00036640, whole genome shotgun sequence, a single genomic region encodes these proteins:
- the LOC113082655 gene encoding polymeric immunoglobulin receptor-like isoform X1, whose product MAAYAKTEIFYISIGFWLIVGVESYSGWSNYTLTIYPGGSVTIPCHYDKKYTQQKKSWFSGIDKTYKYTNTTEQNLSVIDHPDQSLFTVTMRNLQNKHNGHYYCVVETGEQPPIKTIYEPYLKIQSAPGVFVVNSSVSGHEGGDISVQCLYSSGYQNEVKQWCRYKDQRCYTVGRTDTSQNPSVQIRDDDGGRSFTVLMTGLRRTDSGWYFCSAGDAMNPVHINVTEAEPGKTKDTSESGHQENNNNTTEVTDKLQKENKLLTVWLPVSAVLLLLLILISVFIWRLRRRPKQDEQQIRVRNGSRNNDAIYSKPEDPVIYSTINDENPNDADKDTTTYSTIDNIPGSEAKPPAGGTVYSSVAPHQQQQ is encoded by the exons ATGGCCGCATACGCAAAGACAGAAATATTCTACATTTCAATCGGGTTTTGGCTGATTGTAG GTGTTGAAAGCTACAGTGGTTGGTCAAACTATACATTAACTATTTATCCTGGAGGATCTGTCACCATCCCATGTCATTATGACAAGAAATACACACAGCAGAAGAAATCCTGGTTCTCAGGGATtgataaaacatacaaatacacaaacacaacagagcaGAATCTGTCAGTAATTGATCATCCTGATCAGAGTCTCTTTACTGTGACTATGAGAaacctgcagaacaaacacaatGGACATTATTATTGTGTTGTGGAGACTGGAGAACAACCACCGATAAAAACAATATATGAGCCTTATCTCAAGATTCAGTCTG ctcctGGTGTGTTTGTGGTGAACAGCAGTGTCTCTGGACATGAAGGTGGTGATATCAGTGTTCAGTGTCTCTACAGTTCTGGATATCAGAATGAAGTCAAACAGTGGTGCAGATATAAAGATCAGAGATGTTACACAGTGGGGAGGACTGACACATCCCAGAATCCATCAGTGCAGATCAGAGATGATGATGGGGGAAGATCCTTCACTGTGCTGATGACTGGACTGAGACGGACTGATTCTGGCTGGTACTTCTGCTCTGCTGGAGATGCAATGAATCCTGTTCACATCAATGTAACGGAGGCAGAACCAGGGAAAACGAAAGACAC aagtgaatcAGGACATCAggagaataataataacacaactgAAGTCACTGACAAACTACAAAA AGAAAATAAACTCCTGACTGTGTGGCTTCCAGTTTCAGCTGTGCTTCTGCTGTTATTGATTCTGATCAGTGTCTTCATCTGGAGATTGAGACGGAGACCCA agcaAGATGAACAGCAAATCAGAGTGAGAAATGGCAGCAGAAACAATGACGCA ATCTACTCTAAACCTGAAGACCCTGTGATATACAGCACTATAAATGATGAAAACCCAAAT GATGCCGACAAAGACACAACCACATACAGTACTATTGATAATATTCCTGGGAGTGAAGCA AAGCCTCCAGCAGGTGGAACAGTATACAGCTCTGTGGCTCCACACCAACAGCAACAGTGA
- the LOC113082655 gene encoding CMRF35-like molecule 8 isoform X2 has protein sequence MAAYAKTEIFYISIGFWLIVGVESYSGWSNYTLTIYPGGSVTIPCHYDKKYTQQKKSWFSGIDKTYKYTNTTEQNLSVIDHPDQSLFTVTMRNLQNKHNGHYYCVVETGEQPPIKTIYEPYLKIQSAPGVFVVNSSVSGHEGGDISVQCLYSSGYQNEVKQWCRYKDQRCYTVGRTDTSQNPSVQIRDDDGGRSFTVLMTGLRRTDSGWYFCSAGDAMNPVHINVTEAEPGKTKDTENKLLTVWLPVSAVLLLLLILISVFIWRLRRRPKQDEQQIRVRNGSRNNDAIYSKPEDPVIYSTINDENPNDADKDTTTYSTIDNIPGSEAKPPAGGTVYSSVAPHQQQQ, from the exons ATGGCCGCATACGCAAAGACAGAAATATTCTACATTTCAATCGGGTTTTGGCTGATTGTAG GTGTTGAAAGCTACAGTGGTTGGTCAAACTATACATTAACTATTTATCCTGGAGGATCTGTCACCATCCCATGTCATTATGACAAGAAATACACACAGCAGAAGAAATCCTGGTTCTCAGGGATtgataaaacatacaaatacacaaacacaacagagcaGAATCTGTCAGTAATTGATCATCCTGATCAGAGTCTCTTTACTGTGACTATGAGAaacctgcagaacaaacacaatGGACATTATTATTGTGTTGTGGAGACTGGAGAACAACCACCGATAAAAACAATATATGAGCCTTATCTCAAGATTCAGTCTG ctcctGGTGTGTTTGTGGTGAACAGCAGTGTCTCTGGACATGAAGGTGGTGATATCAGTGTTCAGTGTCTCTACAGTTCTGGATATCAGAATGAAGTCAAACAGTGGTGCAGATATAAAGATCAGAGATGTTACACAGTGGGGAGGACTGACACATCCCAGAATCCATCAGTGCAGATCAGAGATGATGATGGGGGAAGATCCTTCACTGTGCTGATGACTGGACTGAGACGGACTGATTCTGGCTGGTACTTCTGCTCTGCTGGAGATGCAATGAATCCTGTTCACATCAATGTAACGGAGGCAGAACCAGGGAAAACGAAAGACAC AGAAAATAAACTCCTGACTGTGTGGCTTCCAGTTTCAGCTGTGCTTCTGCTGTTATTGATTCTGATCAGTGTCTTCATCTGGAGATTGAGACGGAGACCCA agcaAGATGAACAGCAAATCAGAGTGAGAAATGGCAGCAGAAACAATGACGCA ATCTACTCTAAACCTGAAGACCCTGTGATATACAGCACTATAAATGATGAAAACCCAAAT GATGCCGACAAAGACACAACCACATACAGTACTATTGATAATATTCCTGGGAGTGAAGCA AAGCCTCCAGCAGGTGGAACAGTATACAGCTCTGTGGCTCCACACCAACAGCAACAGTGA